In Lineus longissimus chromosome 5, tnLinLong1.2, whole genome shotgun sequence, the genomic stretch AGGATCGACAAACGGAGATATACAGTACATTATACATCATAGAGATCAACATAAGAGAAGTCCATGTCATCAATATGGAAATAAAGTCTTGATCTGCTAACAATGTCTTCATTCCTCCTTCTGTTGTCTGTGACACCCGAATAAGGCATATCCCAGCGCAGCTCCAATCAGGACGGACAAACACAACCACACGTTATACGTCATGAAGATCAACATTGAGCAGTATCCTAGAAACAGCTGCAGTACATGGAGGAAGCATTGCAATAGGTGGATTCCATTGAACATACGACAGCTGAAATAAAAGTTGGAAGAATTGGCACATTATGTGAAACAGTACACGTCCCAAAGCGTTGAAAGCAGAAGGCAGGTACTGTCCACCAAGCTCGAAGGCAGCTGGCGAACTAAAGCCAGTTAGTTTGGCTGCCCATGCATTCTAATCCGTCTTCGAACAATACATGATCTCTCTTGGGAACAATACCGATGTTTGATAAACCCTATTACTATCCTTCGATTCTACCCTGGCCATGCTCTTCGATGTTCTTTGTATCATTGCCTTAGACGAAATTAACATTCTCTCATAACGGATTGGTCACAAGACCTATTGTCACTATTGGCTGTGTATGTATGTGCCTTGAGTTTTGAcgtttgaacatgttgaatgtagGATCAGTTGGGTCATTTAGTCACTTGACAACGAAGTCAGAAAGCAGTTCGTAGCGTTGTGGCCTGGGAAAATCCGGATACTGAGAAAAAAATCCATACACAGCCGCCAATATTTTTCGATATCTCACCTTAACATCTTCTCCTTATTCTCAGCCTCCTTTGGTAACACCGGATCCGACTCCGAGGGGGGCCTGGAGACCAACTTTGTCTTCTCCGTCACCTCCCGACCATATTCAGCAGAGCATTTGAATAAGAATACCCGGATCATCTTCAGCCCCTCGAAGCAGATGCCCAGGATGATGACGAAGCAACAGGCGAGGGCCATGCCACCAATGCTGTCCACCCGTAGCTGTTTTAAGAGGACGTACTCTTTTGTACCGGCGTGGAAGTACATCTGAAATAAGCGTTGCGATTATTTGGAAGAGCAATATTTTAAAGAAAGTTCAGTTTTCGAGTCCAGTAACCACTATTCCACTCGTCCGACGTCTAGCAGTGCGGGGGTTTTGAACTCAAACCTGCTCGGCAGTGAATGGTTTAAAGTTTAGCTACACGAATCTAGCGACCACTCTCTCTTTACCATTTCAACTAATCGTATGTTGCCCTGCATCGTTTAGTTGAGGAATGGGTTGGCCAAAATAGCTTGTTCACTATCTTGGCACTTATGATAACTCTAATTCCAAGATCGTGACTTCATGTGCTTGGGAGGATTGCCAACTTACCGCCATCCCTGAGCCCATGTGCATGTGGTCCATTGAATGGCCGGATGTTGTGGTTGGCGTTGTCATAGTTGTGGTCATTGTTCACGTCGCCGCTAGCAAGTCAAATCATTGCTGCAGCTGATGATCCTGAAATGTGTTTAAAAAGGATATATTAAGGGGAAGAAATTGTGACATTCTGCACTGAACGCCTTGGTATAATGTTCACACGACAGAAAAGACGAACATTTTGAATCGCGGACAATCTTCTGCAGTGAGTTTCCCACAGTACCTGTCCAATACTCAACAGCCGCTATTTGCCAAACGCAAAGAAACAGTTAGAAATTCTTCTATGCAGGGTATCTGTGTTCTAAGCAAAGTTGCTTCCACCAGCATTGTCAGGCTTGTGCCTCAGTCATTTGACAACTCTTCGATCGGCTATGATGAAGGGACATTCAGGATAACTAAACCCTTGAGATGTTATTCTCTTGACACCTTCTAGGGTCATCTTCTAGATTTTGAGAAGACCAGGATatgaagcccccccccccccgccccgctCCCCTCAAAGACCCGAAGGTAGTTGAAAGGTTTTCAAAGCTGGAACGCAAAACACGCCGTTTCCTTCCTTTCAGCAGTAAAATAACACCTAATAGAATATCCTCGACATAAAATCTATCCGCTGCACACAATCGTCTGACACAATATATTAGATAGACTCCGTCCGTAAAATTTTTCTGATCATAAATTAAGTCTTAAACTCCTTTGTTATAGAGATCGCATGCAAGAGACGACTGTCCAAATGGTATCCACAACGACCTCAGCTCATTTGATTAAACCAGTCACTTATAGGTCGAATAATAAGAAATGTTTGAACACTTAATTAACATACTGCTTCCCCTCCAGCTGCTCCGAACTAAGCCTCAACAATAAGGGTACAGACACCTCTTCAAGGCTTCTCAGTCCATCTTGATATCACACTGATATACACAAAAACGCATATGTCACTGATGAAATCAGTCACTCACAAGTTGAATAAGAATGTTTGAATAGCTTGAATATTGCTTCCGTCCCGTAATCCCCCATACTTTGTATTTGCAATAACCGTCCTGTCATACTCTAAGTGGGCCTATGCGTCTGTTGTACAGGCCTGCTATGAGATATTCGAACGATACAGCTTAGTCCACAAGGCTTCTTGCTAGGCGGGATAACACAAATGAATTGTAAACACCTAAATGGGAAAGAATCGATCTGAGCAAACAAAAAGCTGATAAATTTATCACTGCTGTCTATTAAGTTGAGTGTACGTTGCTGTACATTTCTTACAATGATGTGTAGATGATGCATTGTTGTGTTTGCCAAATTTAACATGGAACGGACGGCAGAACAACCTGAAGAGGTGGAAAGTGTTGTTGGTTCGATGTATTTTGAGTACCGCGGTTTAATTGGTATCCAGTACCTGATCAGTGGTTCCGAGATCTCCAGGAAGGGATACGGATACTCTCACAAGAACATAGATCATTTGGATTCTCAATATCAGCGATAAACTGCTTGCTGTCCGGCGGTTTTTAAAACAAAGATTTGATACTGGACTGGAATTATTGGTTGCCCACCACACATCGCGAGTGTGAAGCTGAAATGCTGGCCAAAAACGAGGCGCCTCGCCAAGAGTTTGGCGATAGTAGCTCCAACCGAAGGGTGGTCCAGATGACTACTCTACCGCATTAGTAcattcatcatcctcatcacagTGTTTCTGTGAGGAAGGACGATGCTGATGTCACTACGCGGAGTGTGCCTCGGGCCTGCAACTTCGAGTCAGAGTACATATTGAAGTACTTATTGTACTCTGTCACAAATACTATTGCATTATTCATCAGCCAATACCTCATGAAAAAGCTGAACGAACTATTTCGGGACGCTATCAATTGGATTAACTAGACCCCCGGACGAGAAAAAGCATGGTGGACGAGGGCATCGGTCTACCTTTAAAAAATCTACGAGCTTACACAAACAAAAGTGTCCAGGCATGGATCTATATGACGGGGATTCCatccatgggccatccatggatagatgatACGGTATCCCATCATAAATCCATTGATGGAACCCATGGTCGTTTCTACCAGtggcccatcaatgatccatgcatggataCTTTTGAGAGGAACATACCACACGGTAGAAACAGACAAAATACTGGCTCATTTTGAGGGTCGTGTGTACCTGAGAGGCAACGATGTAGTCAGCAACAAGCTGTTTGACCAACTTTATAACGGAGACTTCTATGCGAAACACATTAAATGTCATGTCCTAAATAGGCTTGTGAATCATGATCTATCATCGGACGGGTAGCATATATCTGTTCTCCATCCGCATTCTCCGATCGTTTGGTTAATTCTTATGTTTTCACTGGTATTATGCCACAGTAACCTGCCCTCAcgaaaattgaacaaaaaaaagaaaattttcaatCGCGTTTTTATGGGACGGGTTTTGTTAAAAATATCCAACTTACCAGAGCGAGTTTACAACATTCCCATAACCTTCTGGATGTTTCAGATTTACTTTTCCCCTTGACAGTCAACCTACATTGTAGGCCTTTAGATAATGCTCCTGACAGTTACAGCGTCTACCTATAATGCTCCCAGCAGTTAGAGAATGCTGCGGTCAAAACGTTCAAGATCCATCACCAAGCTAGTAAAAAGATGATTTTGTAATCAACGTTTCGATTGTATCGTTCTCTATGTATTATATTAGGACTCTGGCATTCGGCACATAAAATGCATATACCCATGGCCAGCTGTTCCATAGGTAATACAGGCTTCGTTCACAACAAAACGTTAAATAATTAGATTGGTTTATGCGTGAAACACATGTATACCCATATTGACAGGTTTATGAAATATTATTAAAAATTGTATCGAAATATTATTAGAAATTGTATCGAAatatttttgacattatttctTGCTAATTTTTCCCCAGGGCCTGATTgttcaaaatatgtttttcaaaatggtaCGTGAAGCATATAGCAAGTATTTCAAGAATTAAGTATCTCATTATGTTGGAGTACATGTTAtgacatcatatcatatcattatctAGCAGTCCTATTTTTAATGCAACATAACTTTGAtagctcataactttttctttTTATGAGATATTTTCTTGAAATAGAAAGCATATTTGCTAGTTTTAAATGAAGAATAAAACCCAACTAGACATTTTCAGTCTTTTTATCCTAAGTACATTGCACGCTGACAGTGTTTCATATTGAAAAGAGAATAGGAAGATGCCGTGTCGATCAAGATGAACAATATCAGAAAGAAAGTATGAACACCAATTTTTGTAGATCGATTTAGTATTTTGTTGAGTCAAGCTTTCGACACTAGTACCGTGTCTTCTTCAAGGATGCCAGGGAAACGTTTGACAGTCATGTAGCACAAAACAAGTTATACATCGGTAATCATATTGATTGTGCTCAGTGACTGATGTAGGACTGCAGGAATTTAATGGAAGTCATTAGCACGTACACTTCTGAATACAGCAATTAGGAAACCAACTGTTTTATAGGTACACAATGTATAAGCAAATGTATAAGAAAACACAGTGATCAGCATTCTTCCTTGCATCATTCATGTCATCAAAGTTGTTATGGGTAGCCATAATATATGATAATCTGCTGATCCGGTGACAATAAATAATCCCGATATCGCGCGATCCGAATAATTCAATCGATATCATATTTGATACTTTGAAAATCATTTTAGTAACTGAACAATTCATACACTGCTGTACAGGGTGTATCCAAAAACAATATGGTAGGTTTGAAGGTTTAAAGTCATGAATAGCAATCGTTTTCTAAGGATAGAACTTGCAGCTGAAAGAATTCAGGCcaagtacaatgtattgtaAACAAAGCCGCTCGCACCTTGGCCTAAATCCCCATTGTTCTTCAGTCCAATCAAAGGGTTACAGGCCAAGTCCAATGTATTGTAAACAAAGCCGCTCGCACCTTGGCCTAAATCCCCATTGTTCTTCAGTCCAATCAAAGGGTTACAGGCCAAGTCCAATGTATTGTAAACAAAGCTGCTCGCACCTTGGCCTAAATCGCCATTGTTCTTCAGTCCAATCAAAGGGTTAcaagggcaaatcttgataactgCGACCTTTACAATACAGCTTTCTGGGCGGTTGATAGGTTAAGGCCAATTAAAGTAATGATAACACTAACATATTTGTCTTAATTTTCAACGCAGCCTACACCTTTACAGTCATGTACTTTAATTTGTCACATCATCACATTGGAACTTCCAAAGCTAAAATTCTCTCCTTGTGTAGTTTGTACCAAGTATATTCCTTCACTGCaaacctgaaagaaataaaataagTAGATTTATATCACGTAGAAATACAAAGTGTGACTCCCGGGTGAGGGAGCGCATGCGGCAAAACAGATCACAGATCAGCAGATTTTATCGCTTCGATGAAGACTCAAACGGTGGGCAGGAAACCAGTCCAAGAGAATTGGAGTTCGAATTTCGTGGTTCCAGCACGACGACACCCGCACCCACTTGCGTCTAGTGGATGAAGAAATTTAAATACCCATGGTAAACCGTACAGTGAACCATGAATACTGCTCTGGATAAAGTGAGCcgggtatacatgtatgtaattcaGCAAGAAATGGTCGTGGTGGCTGTTGCCCTACACTCTTTAGAAGAAACAATTTTACGAGCTATTGAAAAGCGTTGAAGGGTTTTCCCGCCAAGCAGAAAAAACCCCTCATGGGTTTCAGAATCTCAAGGTCCTTTGGAGATTTTTCATATTACCGAAAAACTTCTGAGGGGTGTACTTTtgttttggccgaaaaacctttcATGGTTTTTTCAAATGTTCGAAGACCTGCATTTCAATGAGTGTACACGTACACCAGAGCCAATATTTCATCAGAATTGAGTCATCTCTGAAATAAGAGCCCAGTTTCACTTACTCAATTAAGTCCTTTCTGGAAAATGTAGAGTTGACAACAACTGTTTGTGCTATAATGATCGTCATAGCTGAGTCGAAAAGGTAATCAGCCTGAAGAAAAGAGGTGAGAAAGACGTCAACATTTTGTAGGACCTTTGCAACCCCAATTATGAAGACAAGTTACCCGCCTCAAAACGATGAATGACAAAGGTACTGAGGTGTACGGAGAGGGCCTTAAGCTGGGTTTTCCATACAACATAAGAAGGTATGGAATCATTTCGCCAAAGCCAGACCGTTTACTagaatgtgtacatgtaaacgTGTCTCAAGTGTACCGATATGGTACGACTATGTAAACCGCTTTTGGAACAATATCTGAATACCTCTATACTGCTTGTACTTACCAGGACAGCCTTGTCGGTGAGGACAGACAGTCGCTGAACTTCCTTCTCGGTGATATCACGATCAAAATCTCCAAGTAATTTCTGTTCCTCGAGGTATGCCCGGAAGAATTCTGATCTAACGGCGTCAGAGTGCCTCCTCTCATCCGAGAGGTCAATATCAAGACCTGGGGAAAGAAGTGTACACGTACTGAACGCCAAACGGCTAACTGGTCTCATCGCACGGCGTCCAAGTGCCATCTCTCATCCGAGAAGTCAACATTGGCAATTAGGAAAGAAATGATCCAGTGTGCCGCACAATAAGACTATAGCTTGACTTATAAAACATGGATTTGGGAAATACCGTGAACAACCCAAATTGAAATGATACTGTATGGTAGATTACATAACCCATGCTCTTTTCAACTTTTCGTCGCTTGTGATAGAGTTGGAAGCCCTCAGGAGGGATGATGATAGGATTTGGACAAGGGATCCTCTTGTTTGGCCCTACAAGAACTTCCTTTCTTCTAGCAAACATAAAGACGACAGTGCACTGTCACTATATCGAAACCAATTCACGATCTTGTGAGAGAAGAAACAACTCACCACTCGCCGAAAACTGGAGAAAGCGTGCGAAGTCGACGGGGGTGAAGTTAAAGGCCGACAACTCGTAGTCGAAGAATATCACCCGATCTGAAAGTAATCAAATACAATTCAAGATCTACAGCGTTCTGTGTAACGGGTGGTGGTGCGCTTGCAATACCTAAATTACACAAATAATGCGATTTTATGACATTTCATTCGATGTCTTCTTACCTTCTTCAGCCATATAAAACATGTTGACTGGGGTAGCATCAAGATGACACATCGCAATCGGCGCGCCATTATCACGCAATGCCACCATGATTTCATTAACTGCGGCCTGCCAGCACTCCTTCGAGGGATACTGCTTAAAACTGAAACAATAAAGGATGTCCATGTTTTCAGGGTGTCCTCCAAAAGGGAATCGATGTGTCATGTGGGCTATTTCTAAAGTTTAGTAAAGCCAGACATGATATACGATACCTACAACTGAATGCTGATAGCTGCCTGTTTCTGATGACTCGAAGGACTCTTACAGAGTGGACCCGATACAAAGGCCTCAGAACAGTCAGAAATGCGGCCAGATGCTGGCGGGGAACAGGCGCCGAAACAATTCGGGCACTCACCAGGGAATGGCTAACACTTAGGGAAAATGGTCCGGGAAGCCAGCTGACATGTCTGACTGTCCATGAAAGCAAATTCAACCAATCTTGGGTCGGAGAGAGCATCCTCTCACAGCAGACCTTCGTAACGTTCTTAAAGAACACTAAATCAAAGTAATATTGTATTTTGGAACGCTACAAAACCCACTGCGCGAGGATTGATGAGGGAGACCATTTGGCATGAGATTACCGTCGTGAGAGTCCTTTATTTCCCGGATGAATATCACAGGGATAGAACCAACTACTACACTATCGGTGGGCACTCGCCACCCTCTGATAGCCCATCTACGTAATGCTTTTGGAGTATGAGAGGTGTGTCAAAACTTGAATAAGGCAATAACGTCTATCTATTCCATTAAAGGTTGTTCGTAATACCCACATTTCATCAGTCTTCGCATCTCCGTAACCATGATCTGGCCAATGGTCCATCACCTTCTTCTGTATCGCTATCATCTCCACCTCCCATGAAAACATCTCTCCGTATTTGCCTAAGGCTATATCACTTGTCTTCTTGCTATGATATCTAGCTAACTCTCTTGCCGCTGCTCTGAAGTACAATCATGGACATGCATGtgtaaatcaatgaaatttttgtTTGCTTGGTCTCCGGTTGAGCGTCTCTGAAATgggtgaaattttgaaaatcatttgcatCATTTGTTTTAGTCTTGCTTCAATAGGTCACAGATACCGGCAAGCTTCTATCATGAGCCGGAGGCTTTTTTCGTCCTCTTAAcgatttctctaactttttcctgatttatctgacaaaagccGACATTGTTCGACTTTTCCCTGATCGGGGTCGGATTTCTAAAATAAACTtcgaaaaataccagggctttccaaaatagggcaatacagataaaaggcctatgttgaatggggttgatAAAATGTGAATgataattagctcactcaattaggtcacgTTGAGTGTTTGGCTCAGACCTCATTAACCGCATTCCACATAGGCCAATGATCTTTTCCTTGACCTAAAATTAATGAGAAGCTGCCTATTAGCAGCAATCCAAAGGTGCAAGTATATTTACCTCATGATCTTCACATTGCTGAACTCGCCCGCAGTTAACTCCTCCCATGGCCATGTCCTCCCCTGTAGATACTGCATACAGACCCCGTTCTTAAAGACACAGTACGTCCGCGGTGACAACCCTCTTTCATTGAACACTTTCAAGGCGGCAACCTCCCTCTTTCGGTCAAGGAAGGAATCAAAAGACGAGCTATAGATACGAATAACCActgcatttgagatgtcttcgTCGTGAGTGGCGAGTAGTAGAGTGTTAACGAAGCCCTCCTTGGAAAGGGACTGAAGGAAAGACAGACATACTATATGACGAACGGTGATGTAATTATTTCCTACATGAAATAGTATGTTTTCTGTTGACCTAGTACCCAAATCTGACAACAGGTGGAGTCACGGTTTGGTTTGATTGCTCTAGCTGAAGCTGATCCGTGTTGGATGCTTAAATGTCCTGCAGTTTCTTCAATATATGACTTTTTTCTGGATATCTCATGCCGacccaccgtcgttgtgcgtatatccatcgttgaaaggaggagacattcaccgccgataagtcggtaTGGGATATCTAAGACACGGGAGATCGGTGAAACTATGAGTATCTCCGTGTGTGAATCTTTGAAGTGGCGCTATGTGTAAACATAACATAGATGAATATAGGATAGTACAGGTTTTTGGCTGTTCAGTACTTTAATCTGCCTTCAATGAGGTTGATGGTCAGGTATACACGTGTATGCCGTGTAAGTATATGCCTGATCATTCACCGCTATCGAGGTTGGTTACAGTACATCTATGCCGACATTGCACTGCTGAACAGTTCGACATATCGCTTGAATCCTCTTATacactggaacctcccttagcggacacctccctactaaggacaacctctcttttaaggacactagttttggtcccaaattagtcgtttccattcaatttgacctctctaattaggacacctctatattaaggacagcaactgtcagtcccgagggtgtccttaatagagaggttctactgtactttgaaCTCTATTTTCTCCGCCGCCCAATTCGGTCTGATTCTTTTGAATATCTTCCTCAGGCCGACATCCGGGTCCTCAGGGTTGATGACACCGTCACACTCGAGTACAGCAGACATTGTGACGTCCTCAGCAGCCATCTGATCTGAGAGGAAAACGActcatgaatacattattgtcaCCATGGATACAGACGTGCCGCGAACTGCCTTGATTCTAATGCATGAATACAGGACTCTAGACTGTCATGATTTAGACATTACCATAGCATTTTTACCTCCTCAGCTTTTTGTTTTCTCAAATTTAGTGGTACAATATATGTAAACAACATATGCAGCAGTCACTTCTATATACGCTGCATGTATGCACTCTTTAGCATCTTCGCTAATCATAACTCAGGAAATCGAATGTAGTAACACATGAAACGAATGATTTTATTTCCGAGCTCTCACTACACAATGGCTGCCCACTCGGCATACTTCGTCTAGCTCATCGGTATACCACACACTCTAATCGATAGGCACAGCAGGAACACGCATGGTAGGTCTGCACTCTCGAAAACAGGAATCTATTCTTTCAACATTTACGTCTATTCGAACAAATGATGCAGGCTGGCGACCAGTTAGCTGCAGAGTGATGGACAAGGTTAGCTCGAACTTACCTTGCTCTAGGAATTCCAGTGTGCTGCAGTCAATTTATACTTAGCTTTATACATTGAATAAATCGGCAAATTTGACCCAGATTTCTTAACACTTCAATCATCTCTTGATTATCGCGTGATATGACTGATATCATTATTCCCGAGGCCTCGTGCGATTCTAGCGATCGTGGGTCTACCTATTGTATATGATGATATCCAAATCCTTTTAGCGCACCGGTTACGCTGTACTGTAATTCGTGACTCTATGAATTCGTATGCTTCTCCTACTGTTATTGTGTGTAAGAAAGGAAACTCCCTCCGTTTCTGCCTAAACCTCATCAGGAGGGAACTTGATAGACGTACAATCAGGGGTCCCTAAAGTTTACCCGGGGTTGACGAGACTCTCAGATCTATACATGGTTCTCCTGCTTAGATCTACAGGCAGGTTATTGGCAAGTAGAGATCGAATAGTCTGCTAAGTTTGAAACTGCTTTCAGTTTGGGTTTAGGAATCTATGAATGTAATGTCATGCCTTTTGGAACAACTAAAGCTCGAAGTACATGTTATCATCTATTGGAACTTGCGTTGAGTGATGTACTAAGTAATTATCCCGGCAGAGTCCAAAACGCCAGGGAGGGGCATGGCCGATCGCCCATTGCTGCTCCGACGTCTATGAACGTAAGGAACAAAATAAAACCGAATTTTGACAAAATTGGCATTATTTACGATTTTGACGAAACGTAGGCTACAACATGATGCAAAGTTAAACGGCGGACCTCATACGGTACAGGGCACAGCCGCCAGAATATCACAAATGGCTCTTTAGTCTGACAGTTTTGCATCCTATTGCAGCGTAATACGATCGGAGATACTAACTGTGACATGACAATAAATGTTATTATATTTTTCAATTACGCACGGAATGATCAACGTGACGAAGGAAGAAGTTCGCTGCAATTGACAACTTAAGATTCGCACTTTTGACATAACATCGTTACAAACCCAGATTCTGTTGTACAAATGAC encodes the following:
- the LOC135488328 gene encoding protein SLC31A2-like, producing the protein MTTTMTTPTTTSGHSMDHMHMGSGMAMYFHAGTKEYVLLKQLRVDSIGGMALACCFVIILGICFEGLKMIRVFLFKCSAEYGREVTEKTKLVSRPPSESDPVLPKEAENKEKMLSCRMFNGIHLLQCFLHVLQLFLGYCSMLIFMTYNVWLCLSVLIGAALGYALFGCHRQQKEE
- the LOC135488327 gene encoding ethanolamine kinase 1-like; this translates as MAAEDVTMSAVLECDGVINPEDPDVGLRKIFKRIRPNWAAEKIEFKSLSKEGFVNTLLLATHDEDISNAVVIRIYSSSFDSFLDRKREVAALKVFNERGLSPRTYCVFKNGVCMQYLQGRTWPWEELTAGEFSNVKIMRAAARELARYHSKKTSDIALGKYGEMFSWEVEMIAIQKKVMDHWPDHGYGDAKTDEIFKQYPSKECWQAAVNEIMVALRDNGAPIAMCHLDATPVNMFYMAEEDRVIFFDYELSAFNFTPVDFARFLQFSASGLDIDLSDERRHSDAVRSEFFRAYLEEQKLLGDFDRDITEKEVQRLSVLTDKAVLADYLFDSAMTIIIAQTVVVNSTFSRKDLIEFAVKEYTWYKLHKERILALEVPM